In Carya illinoinensis cultivar Pawnee chromosome 16, C.illinoinensisPawnee_v1, whole genome shotgun sequence, a single window of DNA contains:
- the LOC122298642 gene encoding UPF0481 protein At3g47200-like, whose amino-acid sequence MEITTSEKGESSRANYPEPIREFTEEERNNIKKQVTIYAGEAGKLKEEAQRGSTSCIYRVLPQLKESNGDSLYEPNKVSIGPYYYKLRNEKFKMAEDCKKKCFGSLLVKTTDQDMQINTYMSCLQRISKLEEKIRKCYSEELEVAGIEFLQMMVVDACFIIEIIEIFRFMNIDVKYRESHLGALAWMVPYFYRDFLLLENQIPFFVLEEIYALIHNIPVEESTIPLRLDALRFFKNGMKGYFFIRREIRAMDGVPVSHLLDLVRRSLIPFNIGPRRVGFVRSPFIHCISKLQLAGIKVSPVRADSFREVKFKKGVLEMPNIAVDDLTRCLLLNCVAFEQCQQRSGGSFSVYATFLHGLVNTKEDIEYLSERKVIDNYLTDDSELAGFINRAGKDLVLDYYDGVYVMGELFMDVDRHYRNRWKWKWASFEREYIDKPWLLLSAVGGILLVVATSVQAVMAILNFKYKNC is encoded by the coding sequence ATGGAAATTACAACTTCTGAGAAAGGCGAATCCAGCCGCGCCAATTACCCGGAGCCGATACGTGAGTTCACCGAGGAGGAACGGAACAACATAAAGAAGCAGGTAACGATTTATGCGGGGGAAGCCGGAAAGCTAAAAGAAGAAGCCCAACGTGGAAGCACTAGCTGCATCTACAGAGTCCTCCCGCAGCTCAAGGAAAGCAATGGTGACTCGTTATACGAACCCAACAAGGTCTCCATCGGGCCCTACTACTACAAACTTCGTAATGAAAAGTTCAAGATGGCCGAAGATTGCAAGAAGAAGTGCTTCGGCTCCTTGCTGGTCAAGACGACAGATCAAGACATGCAAATCAATACCTATATGAGCTGCTTGCAAAGAATAAGCAAACTTGAAGAGAAGATCAGAAAGTGTTATTCTGAAGAGTTAGAAGTCGCCGGTATTGAATTTCTCCAAATGATGGTAGTTGATGCTTGTTTTATAATTGAAATCATTGAAATATTTAGATTCATGAATATAGATGTTAAATACAGAGAATCTCATCTTGGAGCCTTGGCGTGGATGGTACCGTATTTCTACAGGGACTTTCTCCTGCTTGAGAATCAGATCCCTTTTTTCGTTCTGGAAGAGATATATGCGCTTATCCATAATATTCCTGTCGAGGAAAGTACAATCCCGCTGCGGCTTGATGCTTTGCGCTTCTTTAAGAACGGAATGAAAGGATACTTTTTCATTAGAAGGGAGATCCGTGCAATGGATGGGGTCCCGGTCTCGCATTTGCTGGACTTAGTTCGGAGGAGTTTAATACCATTCAATATCGGACCGCGAAGAGTAGGCTTTGTCCGGTCTCCATTCATTCACTGCATCTCGAAGCTGCAGCTGGCGGGGATTAAGGTCAGTCCGGTCAGGGCGGACAGCTTCCGAGAAGTGAAATTCAAGAAAGGTGTGCTTGAGATGCCAAACATAGCCGTCGACGACTTGACGAGATGTCTGTTGCTGAACTGTGTGGCATTCGAGCAGTGCCAACAGAGAAGCGGCGGGTCCTTTTCAGTTTACGCTACCTTTTTGCACGGCCTTGTGAACACCAAGGAGGACATCGAGTACCTTAGCGAGCGCAAAGTCATTGACAATTACCTTACTGACGACTCCGAGCTTGCGGGCTTCATTAACCGTGCGGGTAAGGATTTGGTACTCGATTATTACGACGGCGTGTATGTGATGGGGGAATTGTTCATGGATGTGGACAGGCATTATCGGAATAGGTGGAAGTGGAAGTGGGCGAGCTTTGAGCGGGAGTATATTGACAAGCCGTGGTTGCTTCTGTCGGCAGTGGGTGGCATTTTGCTAGTAGTGGCTACGTCAGTCCAGGCCGTAATGGCCATCTTAAATTTCAAGTATAAAAATTGCTAG
- the LOC122298755 gene encoding UPF0481 protein At3g47200-like produces MVSIGPYYYHLRNEKLKMAEDCKRKCFGSLLAKNMDKDKQIDIYKRCLQRIGQLEEDIRKCYSEEFEVTGIVFLEMMVVDACFILEIIEMFASTKTEVDYSESDLGALAWMIPFFVLQEIYALTHDISVEGSRSHDLIITALRFFKNGMKKSGFAIIFGFLNNFLDLNKGAVLHLLDWIRISLMPSNILDQAPFSVDAPFIHCISKLRLAGIKVSPVMAFSFLQVKFKRGVIEMPSIAIDDFMRCLLLNCVAFEQCHQRSKKYFSVYATFLDCLVNTKEDVEYLRERNVIDNYLTDDSELAQLGRNKR; encoded by the exons ATGGTCTCCATCGGGCCCTACTACTATCACCTTCgtaatgaaaagttgaaaatggCCGAAGATTGCAAGAGGAAGTGCTTCGGCTCCTTGCTGGCCAAGAACATGGATAAAGACAAACAGATTGATATCTATAAGCGCTGCTTGCAAAGAATAGGCCAACTTGAAGAGGACATCAGAAAGTGTTACTCTGAAGAGTTCGAAGTCACTGGTATTGTATTTCTCGAAATGATGGTTGTTGATGCTTGTTTTATACTAGAAATAATTGAAATGTTTGCATCCACGAAGACAGAAGTCGACTACAGCGAATCTGATCTTGGAGCCTTGGCGTGGATG ATCCCTTTTTTCGTTCTGCAAGAGATATATGCGCTTACCCATGATATTTCTGTCGAGGGCAGTAGATCCCATGATCTGATAATTACTGCTTTGAGATTCTTTAAGAACGGAATGAAAAAATCCGGTTTTGCTATTATTTTCGGTTTCTTAAATAATTTCTTGGATCTGAATAAGGGGGCCGTCCTGCATTTGCTGGACTGGATTCGGATAAGTTTAATGCCATCCAATATCCTAGATCAGGCACCATTCTCTGTAGATGCTCCATTCATTCACTGCATCTCGAAGCTCCGGCTAGCGGGGATTAAGGTCAGTCCGGTCATGGCGTTCAGCTTCCTACAAGTGAAATTCAAGAGAGGTGTGATTGAGATGCCAAGCATAGCCATCGACGACTTTATGAGATGTCTGTTGCTGAACTGTGTGGCATTCGAGCAGTGCCACCAGAGAAGCAAAAAGTACTTTTCGGTTTACGCTACTTTTTTGGACTGCCTGGTGAACACCAAGGAGGACGTCGAGTACCTTCGCGAGCGCAATGTCATTGACAATTACCTTACTGACGACTCCGAGCTTGCTCAGTTAGGGCGCAATAAAAGATGA